Part of the Bombus huntii isolate Logan2020A chromosome 10, iyBomHunt1.1, whole genome shotgun sequence genome, tctaatttttctaatttctttgCAACATCCCGCTTCAAATCCCAATCTGGTTTCCTGGGAGCAAGATTGCTAATATCCTAAAagattgtaattaaataaatatcaaataacaacaaaTACTTTGATCTATTGTAAACAATTACTTACAAGCTCCTCAATGACAACTTTTGTAACTGCAGCGCTTAATTGATCTTGTACTTCCTCTTCAACATTACCTGGCTGTGCATCTTCTAATACTTTGTCCTTAAGACTGTCATCCTGTGGTTTGTAACTCCGAAATTTCGGTCTGTGGCGATAAAGtaaacaaatacaaaaataaatatcgatcTTTAGAGGTTAGTTGAGGttagatttaaaaattacaatcacTTAAAAGAAGAACAACGAAACTCACTTTGGTAACGTACTAACACTATCATTTTGGTTTTCTTTGTTATCTTCggttttctttttcaaagcCTGCAAGCGTTCTTTTCGTTTCAAAGCTTCCTCCTCCAATGAACCAATCTTGTCTTCCGCCATATTTGTTTTGTCACGTTTTATCACAACCATCGTAGATGGCGTTAGTATCTATCTGTGTTTCAATAGCGAGtgtaaaattgaatattattttctaattacaCATTGTCTAATCCGTCTCAAATGAACAGATAATACGTATTGCATGAATGAAACTCGATATTCGCAATATGATCTTCTAACTTGTAATGACCAGTCAAGTAAGTTCTTAAATTCCTCtgttataataatttcattttaatattagaTCCTAATAACGTTAGTAAAG contains:
- the LOC126870231 gene encoding coiled-coil domain-containing protein 12, whose protein sequence is MVVIKRDKTNMAEDKIGSLEEEALKRKERLQALKKKTEDNKENQNDSVSTLPKPKFRSYKPQDDSLKDKVLEDAQPGNVEEEVQDQLSAAVTKVVIEELDISNLAPRKPDWDLKRDVAKKLEKLERRTQKAIAELIRDRLKQEQHDWAAVVNVATNDQTKNHP